A single region of the Novosphingobium sp. SL115 genome encodes:
- a CDS encoding GlsB/YeaQ/YmgE family stress response membrane protein: MLNIISIIVTGFVVGVLARFVYPGAIDMGFWKTVLLGVGGALVAGVIASWRSGSSFGEGVNRAGCLASVLGAIVLIFVGRNFF, encoded by the coding sequence ATGCTGAATATTATCTCGATCATCGTCACCGGGTTTGTCGTCGGCGTGTTGGCGCGGTTTGTCTATCCCGGTGCGATCGACATGGGATTCTGGAAGACCGTGCTGCTGGGTGTCGGCGGCGCGCTGGTGGCAGGCGTGATCGCATCATGGCGCAGCGGCAGCAGCTTTGGTGAAGGCGTCAACCGCGCAGGCTGCCTCGCCTCGGTGCTGGGCGCCATCGTGCTGATCTTCGTGGGGCGGAATTTCTTTTAA
- a CDS encoding YifB family Mg chelatase-like AAA ATPase, producing the protein MVALVSTVAYLGLEARGVEVQCQVAPGLPAFRVVGLPDKAVGESRERVSSALSALGLALPPKRITVNLSPADMPKEGSHYDLPIALALLAAMGVVDLEQIADYVAVGELALDGRVLPSPGVLLAALHASGQDKGLICPAAQGPEARWASGIDVIAAPDLVGLLNHLKGVHRLPAPTQGVADPPRRMADLKQVKGQETAKRALEIAAAGGHNLLMTGPPGAGKSLMASCLPGILPELTPAEALEVSMVASVAGTLEDGRISRARPFRAPHHSASMAALTGGGLKVRPGEVSLAHLGVLFLDELPEFQRAVLDSLRQPLEAGEVTVARANAHVTFPARVQLIAAMNPCRCGHLGDPALGCSRAPRCAADYQSKVSGPLLDRIDLHVEVDPVSAADLALPPPAEGSDQVAARVAAARAVQTARLDGTGRRSNAELDGDLLDLHATPDEAGRKLLAQAAEAMRLSARGYTRMLRVARTIADLAGAETIGRIHIAEAISYRRQPPRA; encoded by the coding sequence ATGGTCGCGCTGGTATCGACGGTCGCATATCTTGGGCTGGAGGCGCGCGGGGTGGAAGTGCAGTGTCAGGTTGCGCCCGGCCTGCCTGCGTTCCGGGTGGTCGGCCTGCCCGACAAGGCCGTGGGCGAAAGCCGCGAACGGGTATCTTCGGCACTGTCGGCGCTGGGCCTTGCCCTGCCGCCCAAGCGGATCACCGTGAACCTGTCCCCCGCCGACATGCCCAAGGAAGGGTCGCATTACGACCTGCCCATCGCGCTGGCGCTACTGGCGGCGATGGGCGTGGTCGATCTGGAACAGATTGCCGATTACGTGGCGGTGGGCGAACTGGCGCTGGATGGGCGGGTGCTGCCATCGCCCGGCGTGCTGCTGGCCGCGCTTCATGCCAGCGGGCAGGACAAGGGGCTGATCTGCCCCGCCGCCCAAGGGCCGGAAGCGCGCTGGGCCAGCGGGATTGACGTGATTGCCGCGCCCGATCTGGTCGGTCTGCTGAACCATCTGAAAGGCGTGCATCGCCTGCCCGCACCCACGCAAGGGGTGGCCGATCCGCCGCGCCGCATGGCCGACCTCAAACAGGTAAAAGGGCAGGAAACCGCCAAGCGCGCGCTGGAAATTGCCGCCGCCGGGGGACACAATCTGCTGATGACCGGTCCGCCGGGTGCGGGCAAATCGCTGATGGCGTCGTGCCTGCCCGGGATCCTGCCCGAACTGACCCCGGCAGAGGCGCTGGAAGTGTCGATGGTGGCATCGGTGGCGGGCACGCTGGAGGACGGGCGGATCAGCCGCGCGCGCCCATTCCGGGCACCGCATCATTCGGCATCGATGGCGGCGTTGACCGGTGGCGGGCTGAAAGTGCGGCCGGGCGAGGTCAGCCTGGCGCATCTGGGCGTGCTGTTTCTGGACGAATTGCCCGAATTTCAGCGCGCGGTGCTGGATTCGCTGCGCCAGCCCCTGGAGGCGGGCGAAGTGACCGTCGCGCGCGCCAATGCCCATGTCACCTTCCCCGCGCGGGTCCAGCTTATCGCCGCGATGAACCCGTGCCGCTGCGGCCATCTGGGCGATCCCGCGCTGGGATGCAGCCGCGCGCCGCGTTGTGCGGCGGACTATCAATCCAAGGTGTCCGGCCCGCTGCTGGACCGCATTGATCTGCACGTTGAGGTTGATCCGGTATCCGCCGCCGATCTGGCCCTGCCCCCTCCTGCCGAGGGATCGGATCAGGTGGCCGCGCGGGTGGCCGCTGCGCGCGCAGTGCAGACCGCGCGGCTTGATGGCACCGGGCGGCGCAGCAACGCCGAACTGGATGGCGATCTGCTGGACCTGCATGCCACCCCTGACGAGGCCGGACGCAAGTTGCTGGCCCAGGCGGCAGAAGCCATGCGCCTGTCCGCGCGCGGTTACACACGCATGTTGCGCGTGGCGCGCACCATCGCCGATCTGGCCGGGGCCGAGACGATAGGCCGCATCCACATTGCCGAGGCGATCAGTTACCGCCGGCAGCCGCCAAGGGCGTGA
- the polA gene encoding DNA polymerase I: protein MDQKQHLYLVDGSAYIFRAYHRLPPLTNPQGTPVGAVYGYTTMLWKLAEDLHKADGPTHLAVILDKAGTSFRNDLYDQYKANRPPPPEDLVPQFPLIRDATRAFSLACIEEDALEADDLIASYARAATLRGWDVTIVSSDKDLMQLVGKCGVGGGCVDMLDTMKNLRIDIPEVVEKFGVPPEKVGDVLALMGDSVDNVPGIRGIGPKTATKLIQEHGDLESVLAAAPAMKASKLRESLIEQADMARLSRVLVQLKEDCALPVALEDFKLDVIPRDPLAAFLETHGFTSLLRRLDDGKGSPGPKTQLNPAKPDTAAAPVAPVANRQSLPTWPAVDREAYPCVQTLDDLQAWVDRAFAARVVAVDTETSALDAMRADLVGVSLALGPNDACYIPLGHGGTDMFAERPTQIDKAQALAVLKPLLESDAVLKVGQNIKYDLNVLARHGIAVGPIDDTMVMSFCLDAGRSETGVAGHGMDELSERHLGHTTMTFKELCGSGKKAISFAEVPLADATRYAAEDADVTWRLHRLFGPRLPEEGGTRIYQKVDRPLIPVVAMMERNGIRVDRERLVGLSSEFATQIAKLETVIHEAAGGPFTIGSPKQLGEVLFDKLGYKGGKKGKTGQYSTDQSVLEGLAGQGAEVATLVLEWRQLSKLKSTYTDALQAAINPDTGRVHTSYSLVGAQTGRLSSNEPNLQNIPIRTEIGRQIRDAFVAEPGNVLLAADYSQIELRLAAHMADVPALKEAFEQGEDIHARTAMEMFGHVDRDTRGRAKTINFAILYGISRWGLGGRLGVSADEAQAMIDRYFERFPGIQRYIHETLESVRERGYSETLFGRKTWFPRIGSKNQAERQGSERAAINAPIQGTSADIIKRAMARMMPALAEAGLPNVRMLLQVHDELVFELPEGDVDAARPVIERVMATAAEPAVKLTVPLGVEIGTGLSWGAAH, encoded by the coding sequence ATGGACCAAAAACAGCATCTCTATCTGGTCGATGGGTCGGCCTATATCTTCCGCGCCTATCACCGACTGCCACCGCTGACCAATCCGCAAGGAACCCCGGTGGGCGCGGTTTATGGCTATACCACGATGCTGTGGAAGCTGGCCGAAGACCTGCACAAAGCCGATGGGCCGACGCATCTGGCGGTGATTCTGGACAAGGCGGGCACATCCTTCCGCAACGACCTTTATGACCAATACAAGGCCAACCGCCCGCCCCCGCCCGAAGACCTTGTTCCGCAATTCCCGTTGATCCGCGATGCCACGCGCGCGTTCAGCCTGGCCTGCATAGAAGAAGACGCGCTGGAAGCGGATGACCTGATCGCGTCCTATGCCCGCGCCGCCACGCTGCGCGGCTGGGACGTGACCATCGTGTCATCGGACAAGGATCTGATGCAGCTTGTGGGCAAATGCGGCGTGGGTGGCGGCTGCGTCGACATGCTCGACACGATGAAGAACCTGCGCATCGACATTCCCGAAGTGGTCGAAAAGTTTGGTGTGCCCCCTGAAAAGGTGGGCGACGTGCTGGCGCTGATGGGTGATTCGGTCGACAATGTGCCTGGCATTCGCGGCATTGGCCCCAAGACCGCGACCAAGCTGATTCAGGAACATGGCGATCTCGAATCAGTGCTGGCCGCTGCGCCCGCGATGAAGGCGTCCAAGCTGCGCGAAAGCCTGATCGAGCAGGCCGACATGGCCCGCCTGTCGCGCGTGCTGGTGCAGTTGAAGGAAGATTGCGCGCTGCCGGTGGCGCTGGAAGACTTCAAGCTGGATGTAATCCCGCGCGATCCGCTGGCGGCATTTCTGGAAACCCACGGCTTTACCAGCCTGCTGCGGCGGCTGGACGATGGCAAGGGCAGTCCGGGACCGAAGACGCAGCTTAACCCTGCCAAGCCCGATACCGCCGCCGCGCCCGTCGCGCCTGTGGCCAACCGCCAGTCCCTGCCCACATGGCCTGCGGTGGACCGTGAGGCTTATCCTTGCGTGCAGACGCTGGATGACCTTCAGGCATGGGTGGACCGTGCCTTTGCCGCGCGGGTGGTGGCGGTGGATACCGAAACCAGCGCGCTGGATGCGATGCGCGCCGATCTGGTGGGGGTCAGCCTTGCGCTGGGGCCGAACGATGCCTGCTACATCCCGCTGGGCCACGGCGGGACCGACATGTTTGCCGAACGCCCGACGCAGATCGACAAGGCACAAGCGCTGGCCGTGCTGAAACCACTGCTGGAAAGCGATGCGGTGCTTAAGGTCGGGCAGAACATCAAGTATGACCTGAACGTGCTGGCGCGCCATGGCATCGCCGTTGGTCCCATCGACGATACCATGGTGATGAGCTTCTGCCTTGATGCCGGGCGCAGCGAAACCGGGGTGGCGGGCCACGGCATGGACGAACTGTCCGAACGCCACCTTGGCCACACCACGATGACGTTCAAGGAACTGTGCGGCAGTGGCAAGAAAGCGATTTCGTTCGCCGAAGTGCCGCTGGCCGATGCCACCCGCTATGCCGCCGAGGATGCCGACGTGACATGGCGTCTGCACCGCCTGTTCGGCCCGCGCCTGCCCGAAGAGGGCGGTACGCGCATCTATCAGAAGGTCGACCGCCCGCTGATCCCGGTGGTGGCGATGATGGAGCGTAACGGCATTCGCGTGGACCGGGAACGACTGGTCGGCCTGTCCAGCGAATTTGCGACGCAGATCGCCAAACTGGAAACGGTGATTCACGAAGCGGCGGGCGGCCCGTTCACCATCGGCAGCCCCAAGCAACTGGGCGAAGTGCTGTTCGACAAGCTGGGCTATAAAGGTGGAAAGAAGGGCAAGACCGGCCAGTATTCCACCGACCAGTCGGTGCTGGAAGGCCTTGCCGGACAAGGCGCGGAAGTTGCGACGCTGGTGTTGGAATGGCGCCAGCTTTCCAAGCTGAAGTCCACATATACCGATGCGCTGCAGGCCGCGATCAACCCGGATACGGGCCGCGTCCATACCAGCTACAGCCTTGTCGGCGCGCAGACCGGGCGTTTGTCATCGAACGAGCCGAACCTGCAGAACATCCCGATCCGCACCGAGATTGGCCGCCAGATCCGCGATGCCTTTGTGGCAGAGCCGGGCAACGTGCTGCTGGCGGCGGACTATAGCCAGATCGAACTGCGGCTGGCCGCGCACATGGCCGATGTGCCTGCGTTGAAAGAAGCCTTCGAGCAGGGCGAGGACATTCACGCGCGCACCGCGATGGAAATGTTCGGGCACGTTGACCGCGATACGCGCGGGCGAGCCAAGACCATCAACTTCGCCATCCTGTACGGCATCAGCCGTTGGGGCCTTGGCGGGCGGCTGGGCGTGAGCGCGGACGAGGCGCAGGCGATGATCGACCGCTATTTCGAACGCTTCCCCGGCATCCAGCGCTATATCCACGAAACGCTGGAGAGCGTGCGCGAGCGCGGCTATTCCGAAACGCTGTTTGGCCGCAAGACATGGTTCCCGCGCATCGGGTCGAAAAATCAGGCCGAACGGCAGGGCAGCGAACGTGCCGCGATCAACGCGCCGATCCAAGGCACCAGCGCCGACATTATCAAGCGCGCGATGGCCCGGATGATGCCCGCGCTGGCCGAAGCCGGGCTGCCCAACGTGCGGATGCTGCTGCAGGTACACGACGAACTGGTGTTCGAACTGCCCGAAGGCGATGTTGATGCGGCCAGGCCGGTGATCGAGCGGGTGATGGCAACGGCGGCGGAACCGGCGGTCAAGCTGACCGTGCCGCTGGGGGTCGAAATCGGCACCGGGCTGTCATGGGGGGCGGCGCATTAA
- a CDS encoding serine hydrolase, with translation MKFRTARMIAALLMAAPALVATVPAVQSRAQVSLQDQRDQIIQQQIAAIAAEGRGRIGVAAMDLDGGGQVFINGDMPFPMASTAKIAVAATFLEQVEKGAYRLDQQFPMMLRVSETGTPSPEAPLREGTVMTAQSLMELMITRSHNEATDGLIKVVGGYENVNRWLTRNGIAGQRLDHTMATLVRDDGQIDPAKVIDTRTSSTPRAMIALLAAIDRGGVLSPESRAVLLDTMTRTSTGKTRIRAGLPVGTLVAHKTGTLSGVTDDVGVIRLPDGRHLAVAFFVTGPEGHAAHARLIARMTRVLYDGYSTPLVKNTQDLVRR, from the coding sequence ATGAAGTTCCGCACCGCCAGAATGATTGCTGCACTTTTGATGGCCGCGCCCGCGCTGGTCGCCACCGTGCCAGCAGTGCAAAGCCGCGCACAGGTTTCCTTGCAGGACCAGCGCGACCAGATCATCCAGCAGCAGATTGCCGCGATTGCCGCAGAAGGGCGCGGGCGCATTGGCGTTGCTGCGATGGACCTTGATGGTGGCGGGCAGGTGTTCATCAATGGTGACATGCCCTTCCCGATGGCCAGCACCGCCAAGATCGCGGTGGCCGCCACGTTCCTGGAACAGGTGGAAAAGGGCGCATACCGGCTGGACCAGCAGTTCCCGATGATGCTGCGCGTCAGCGAAACCGGCACGCCCAGCCCCGAAGCGCCGCTGCGTGAAGGCACGGTGATGACGGCGCAAAGCCTGATGGAACTGATGATTACCCGCAGCCACAACGAGGCGACCGACGGGCTTATCAAGGTTGTCGGCGGGTATGAGAACGTCAACCGCTGGCTGACGCGCAACGGCATTGCCGGGCAGCGGCTGGACCATACCATGGCCACACTGGTGCGTGACGATGGCCAGATCGATCCGGCCAAGGTGATCGACACCCGCACGTCCAGCACCCCGCGCGCGATGATCGCGCTTCTGGCGGCGATTGACCGTGGTGGCGTGCTCAGCCCCGAAAGCCGGGCCGTGCTGCTGGATACGATGACCCGCACCAGCACAGGCAAGACCCGCATCCGCGCCGGTCTGCCCGTGGGCACGCTGGTGGCGCACAAGACTGGCACCCTTTCCGGCGTGACCGACGATGTGGGCGTGATCCGCCTGCCCGATGGCCGCCATCTGGCCGTGGCGTTCTTTGTTACAGGACCGGAAGGCCATGCGGCCCACGCCCGCCTGATCGCACGAATGACACGGGTGCTTTATGACGGATACAGCACCCCATTGGTGAAGAACACGCAGGATCTGGTGCGCCGCTGA
- a CDS encoding phosphotransferase: MEAQLESVMVRAGVPGPVGALQRLSGGANMESWLFACGPDSPAAPRFVLRRAPSAEWIAARPLNMAGEAALIRHAFAGGVTSPEVVAELASEDGLGIGFVMRCLPGTADPEIALASGQDLAIDLAQAMARIHALDAAAVPFLPRLEPAEGVEGLARQFAEAGGDRPIIALGLAWLRAHLPPAASPVVVHGDFRIGNLMVDQGRLSGVLDWELAHLGDGHEDLAYGCMAVWRFGRLDRRGFGLTDIETMANAYQAAGGEPFDPARFRFWLVYRTVWWALGCLSMGQSWRAGTDRSLERVVVARRCAEQELDLLLLLEGDAPRAEQDRALPPAPVPPVTGQGEPSAAEILTAVSEWLAATVKDRLTGRERWELAVARNALGIVQREMAGRPPVADRALADDLLSARATLSTPGLLADLRRRALSTLAADMPKYPALSSARTLWEHL, translated from the coding sequence ATGGAAGCGCAACTTGAAAGCGTGATGGTGCGGGCAGGTGTGCCCGGACCGGTCGGTGCCCTGCAAAGGCTGTCGGGCGGGGCCAATATGGAATCGTGGCTGTTTGCCTGCGGTCCCGATTCGCCTGCTGCGCCGCGCTTCGTCTTGCGCCGTGCGCCTTCGGCCGAATGGATCGCCGCGCGCCCGCTGAATATGGCGGGTGAAGCCGCCTTGATTCGCCACGCTTTTGCAGGCGGCGTCACATCGCCCGAAGTGGTGGCCGAACTTGCATCCGAAGACGGCCTGGGCATCGGCTTTGTCATGCGTTGTCTGCCTGGCACCGCCGATCCCGAAATCGCGCTGGCTTCGGGTCAGGATCTTGCCATCGATCTGGCGCAGGCCATGGCGCGGATTCACGCGCTGGATGCCGCCGCCGTCCCGTTCCTGCCGCGGCTGGAACCGGCAGAAGGCGTGGAAGGCCTTGCCCGCCAATTTGCCGAGGCAGGTGGGGATCGCCCTATCATCGCACTCGGCCTCGCCTGGCTGCGCGCCCACCTTCCGCCCGCTGCCTCGCCTGTCGTCGTCCATGGCGATTTCCGCATCGGCAACCTGATGGTCGATCAGGGGCGGCTGTCAGGCGTGCTCGATTGGGAACTGGCCCATCTGGGCGACGGACACGAAGACCTTGCCTATGGCTGCATGGCCGTGTGGCGCTTCGGGCGGCTGGACCGGCGCGGTTTTGGCCTGACTGACATCGAAACCATGGCCAATGCCTATCAGGCGGCAGGCGGCGAACCGTTTGATCCCGCGCGCTTTCGCTTCTGGCTGGTCTATCGCACGGTATGGTGGGCGCTGGGCTGCCTGTCGATGGGCCAGTCATGGCGCGCAGGCACCGACCGTTCGCTGGAACGGGTGGTGGTGGCGCGGCGCTGCGCCGAACAGGAACTCGATCTGCTGCTCCTGCTGGAAGGCGACGCGCCGCGGGCTGAACAGGACCGTGCCCTGCCGCCCGCCCCCGTGCCGCCTGTGACGGGACAGGGCGAGCCATCTGCCGCCGAAATCCTGACCGCCGTGTCCGAATGGCTGGCCGCCACGGTGAAGGACCGTCTGACCGGGCGCGAACGCTGGGAACTGGCCGTTGCGCGCAATGCGCTGGGCATCGTCCAGCGCGAAATGGCCGGGCGTCCGCCCGTGGCCGATCGCGCGCTGGCCGATGATCTGCTGTCAGCCCGCGCCACGCTGTCCACCCCCGGACTGCTGGCCGATCTGCGCCGCCGCGCTTTGTCCACGCTTGCCGCGGACATGCCTAAATATCCCGCGCTATCCTCCGCGCGCACGCTCTGGGAGCATCTGTGA
- a CDS encoding acyl-CoA dehydrogenase family protein: protein MNFDLPADLTAYLAELDAFIAAEITPLEQADDNIRFFDHRREWARTDFDNGGLPRHEWEALLVEATARADAAGHWRFSAPKKYGGKDGQNLWMAVIRDHFAAKGLGLHNDLQNEHSIVGNFPFVNMFEHFGTVEQQAEFISGGFARTRRVAFGLTEPDHGSDATHMETRAVPEVRDGVPGWRIDGEKMWTTGMHVATHCATFARTSGKDGEARGITCLLVPNPCEGLVIEEYLWTFNMPTDHPRVSFTNVWVPESAVLGPVGGGLAIAQSFVHQNRIRQAASSLGAATFCIEESVRYARTRKPFGEELARNQAIQFPLVELATQCEMLRLLIRKTAWDMDQLEAQEGGHQRIERELSDKVSMCNYWANRLVCEAADRAMQVHGGIGYSRHKPFEHIYRHHRRYRITEGAEEIQMRKVGAFLFGYLGPRKGSFG, encoded by the coding sequence ATGAACTTCGATCTGCCCGCAGACCTTACCGCCTATCTTGCCGAACTCGACGCTTTCATCGCGGCGGAAATTACCCCACTGGAACAGGCGGATGACAACATCCGCTTCTTCGATCATCGCCGTGAATGGGCGCGCACGGATTTCGACAACGGCGGCCTGCCCCGTCACGAATGGGAAGCCTTGCTGGTAGAGGCCACCGCCCGTGCCGATGCCGCCGGGCACTGGCGCTTTTCCGCGCCCAAGAAATACGGCGGCAAGGATGGCCAGAACCTGTGGATGGCGGTGATCCGCGATCACTTCGCCGCCAAGGGCCTTGGTCTGCACAACGATTTGCAGAACGAACATTCCATCGTCGGCAACTTTCCCTTCGTGAACATGTTCGAACATTTCGGCACGGTGGAACAACAGGCCGAATTCATCAGTGGCGGCTTTGCCCGCACCCGCCGCGTCGCCTTCGGCCTGACCGAACCCGATCACGGATCGGACGCCACCCATATGGAAACCCGCGCCGTGCCCGAAGTGCGTGATGGCGTGCCCGGCTGGCGCATCGATGGCGAAAAGATGTGGACCACCGGCATGCACGTCGCCACCCACTGCGCCACCTTTGCGCGCACCAGCGGCAAGGACGGGGAGGCGCGTGGTATCACCTGCCTGCTCGTGCCCAACCCCTGCGAAGGGCTGGTGATCGAGGAATATCTGTGGACTTTCAACATGCCCACCGATCACCCCCGCGTATCGTTCACCAATGTCTGGGTGCCCGAAAGCGCGGTGCTGGGGCCGGTCGGCGGGGGCCTCGCCATTGCGCAAAGCTTCGTCCACCAGAACCGTATCCGGCAGGCCGCGTCGTCCTTGGGCGCGGCGACGTTCTGCATCGAAGAATCGGTGCGCTATGCGCGCACGCGCAAACCCTTTGGCGAAGAACTGGCGCGCAATCAGGCCATCCAGTTCCCTTTGGTGGAACTTGCCACCCAATGCGAAATGCTCCGCCTGCTGATCCGCAAGACCGCGTGGGACATGGACCAGCTTGAAGCGCAGGAAGGTGGCCACCAGCGGATCGAGCGCGAACTGTCGGACAAGGTTTCAATGTGCAATTACTGGGCAAACCGGTTGGTCTGCGAAGCGGCAGACCGGGCCATGCAGGTCCACGGTGGCATCGGCTATTCCCGCCACAAACCCTTCGAACACATCTACCGCCACCACCGCCGCTACCGCATCACCGAAGGGGCAGAGGAAATCCAGATGCGCAAAGTGGGCGCCTTCCTGTTCGGCTATCTGGGGCCAAGGAAGGGCAGCTTCGGCTAA
- a CDS encoding lysozyme, with product MRELTPRIALELMAHEGIVTEAYRDSVGVWTWSVGITDASGHRVFPRYKDQPQPLEHCIGVYLWLLREKYLPPVLAAFGGHDPSEAELAAALSFHWNTGAIGRASWIRKFAGGDVAGARKAMLDWARPASLLGRRRKEQALFFDGKWSEDGTALVYDVAKPSYRPKGGKRVPVRALVEGLFAGEPARKTWFDRLFR from the coding sequence ATGCGTGAATTGACCCCCCGCATCGCTCTTGAACTGATGGCCCACGAAGGGATCGTGACCGAAGCCTATCGGGACAGCGTGGGAGTGTGGACGTGGAGCGTGGGGATTACCGACGCTTCGGGGCACCGCGTCTTTCCGCGCTACAAAGACCAGCCCCAGCCGCTGGAACATTGCATCGGCGTCTATCTGTGGCTGCTGCGCGAAAAGTATCTGCCGCCGGTGCTGGCCGCATTCGGCGGGCATGATCCGAGCGAGGCGGAGCTGGCTGCCGCGCTGTCATTCCACTGGAACACCGGCGCGATCGGGCGGGCTAGCTGGATCAGGAAGTTTGCGGGTGGCGATGTGGCCGGTGCGCGCAAGGCCATGCTGGACTGGGCGCGGCCCGCATCGCTGCTGGGCCGCCGACGCAAGGAACAGGCACTGTTCTTTGATGGCAAGTGGAGCGAGGACGGCACCGCGCTGGTTTATGATGTGGCCAAGCCATCCTACCGGCCCAAGGGCGGCAAGCGAGTGCCGGTGCGGGCGCTGGTGGAGGGGTTGTTTGCGGGTGAACCTGCCCGGAAAACGTGGTTTGATAGACTGTTTAGATGA
- the metK gene encoding methionine adenosyltransferase — protein MRTDYLFTSESVSEGHPDKVADQISDAIVDLFLSKDAEARIACETLTTTQLVVLAGEIRCKGVYENGAWAPGAREEIEATVRATVKRIGYAQTGFHWESFRFENNLHGQSAEIAQGVDAGDNKDEGAGDQGIMFGYATDETPDLMPATLYYSHKILERMAADRHSGAAPFLEPDAKSQVTLRYEGSLPVAATAVVVSTQHKQGYCLTGEHADPAKYAELEAYVKRVVAEVIPPVLLRETQYYINPTGAFEIGGPDGDAGLTGRKIIVDTYGGAAPHGGGAFSGKDPTKVDRSAAYITRYLAKNVVAAGLATRCTIQIAYAIGVSQPLSLYVDTHETGSVGDDKIEAAIQGIAKLGGLTPRAIRTHLGLNKPIYQPTAAYGHFGRKAEGDLFPWERLDLVDDLKAAFAR, from the coding sequence ATGCGCACCGATTATCTCTTCACGTCCGAAAGCGTTTCCGAAGGTCACCCGGACAAGGTTGCCGACCAGATCAGCGACGCCATCGTCGATCTTTTCCTGTCGAAAGACGCCGAAGCGCGCATCGCCTGCGAAACCCTTACCACGACGCAGCTTGTTGTTCTGGCAGGCGAAATTCGCTGCAAGGGCGTTTATGAAAACGGCGCATGGGCACCCGGCGCGCGCGAAGAAATCGAAGCGACGGTCCGCGCCACGGTAAAGCGCATCGGCTATGCCCAGACCGGTTTCCACTGGGAAAGCTTCCGCTTTGAAAACAACCTGCACGGCCAGTCCGCCGAAATTGCGCAGGGCGTGGACGCTGGCGACAACAAGGACGAAGGCGCGGGCGATCAGGGTATCATGTTCGGTTACGCCACCGACGAAACCCCCGACCTGATGCCCGCCACGCTCTATTACAGCCACAAGATTCTGGAACGCATGGCGGCCGACCGCCATTCGGGCGCGGCCCCGTTCCTTGAACCTGATGCCAAGAGCCAGGTGACGCTGCGCTATGAAGGTTCGCTGCCGGTGGCGGCAACCGCGGTAGTCGTTTCCACTCAGCACAAGCAGGGATACTGCCTGACCGGTGAACACGCCGATCCGGCCAAGTATGCCGAGCTGGAAGCTTATGTGAAGCGGGTGGTGGCTGAGGTCATTCCGCCCGTCCTGCTGCGCGAAACGCAGTATTACATCAACCCGACCGGGGCATTCGAAATCGGCGGACCGGATGGCGACGCGGGCCTGACCGGGCGCAAGATCATTGTCGACACATACGGCGGCGCGGCCCCGCATGGCGGCGGTGCGTTTTCGGGCAAGGACCCGACAAAGGTCGACAGATCAGCGGCTTATATCACGCGCTATCTGGCCAAGAACGTGGTGGCCGCGGGCCTTGCCACGCGCTGCACCATCCAGATCGCCTATGCCATTGGCGTGTCGCAGCCGCTGTCGCTCTATGTCGACACCCACGAAACCGGCAGCGTGGGCGACGACAAGATCGAGGCTGCGATTCAGGGCATTGCGAAGTTGGGCGGGCTGACGCCGCGCGCCATCCGCACCCATCTGGGCCTGAACAAGCCGATCTATCAGCCCACCGCCGCCTATGGCCACTTTGGCCGCAAGGCTGAAGGCGACCTTTTCCCATGGGAACGGCTGGATCTGGTGGACGATTTGAAGGCTGCTTTTGCGCGGTGA